In one Streptomyces sp. NBC_01241 genomic region, the following are encoded:
- a CDS encoding SRPBCC family protein codes for MASTSVSRIAPASPDKVWSLIGGFDALPDWLPYILESTPLQGGRVRRLKNPNGEVIIERLVDFNEAERHYSYAILQAPFPVNGYVSTIRVHTVPGRDDIAEVQWSGRFNPDNATDDEVVDLFTGIYGDGLDALHKTLTA; via the coding sequence ATGGCTTCCACCTCCGTCAGCCGCATAGCGCCCGCCTCCCCCGACAAGGTCTGGAGCCTCATCGGCGGCTTCGACGCCCTGCCCGACTGGCTCCCCTACATCCTCGAGAGCACCCCGCTCCAAGGCGGCCGGGTCCGTCGACTGAAGAACCCGAACGGCGAGGTCATCATCGAGCGTCTCGTGGACTTCAACGAGGCCGAGCGCCACTACAGCTACGCCATCCTCCAGGCCCCGTTCCCGGTCAACGGCTACGTCTCCACCATCCGGGTCCACACCGTTCCCGGCCGCGACGACATCGCCGAGGTCCAGTGGTCCGGCCGCTTCAACCCCGACAACGCCACCGACGACGAAGTCGTCGACCTCTTCACCGGCATCTACGGCGACGGCCTCGACGCACTCCACAAGACCCTCACGGCCTGA